From a region of the Odoribacter splanchnicus DSM 20712 genome:
- a CDS encoding RagB/SusD family nutrient uptake outer membrane protein, with protein sequence MMKKNIYRLQVVFLLVAGLLSATSCNDWLDVKPKTEEEAEELFSTIDGFKSALAGVYIGLSQSGLYGREMTFGMVGVLGQEWGDGATLKTNYSAYNYLLNYNYEQSVSKALIDVVWNKMYENIANVNTLIQYTDLKREVLGDYYEVVKGEALALRAYMHFDLLRLFAPYDFTAEAEPAIPYVREAVPAIAPQLTPAKFVELALADVDDALGLLKEDPVYTGADVAGEDNGYLANRNFHLNYYAALGLKARIALYAQNKTMAYEAAHEVILAQQEKGLFPWVKLEDITTTVVNLRDRTFSSEHLFAFNATKLEDYIKTYFREISTPLTERLRPDELYEADDYRVNLYETYSGFTDVLTKFWQMDREYVSGQGYVSPKRDRMPAIRIAEMYYIAAEALKDTDMPAALGLLNTLRIHRGLTEVKNLSKEELQQELEREYYREMIGEGQVFFYHKRMNTKMIATANAVYVLPMPDDEINLGQRQ encoded by the coding sequence ATGATGAAGAAAAACATATACCGTTTGCAAGTGGTGTTCCTGCTGGTTGCGGGTTTGTTGAGTGCCACTTCGTGCAATGATTGGCTGGACGTGAAGCCCAAAACGGAAGAAGAGGCGGAGGAATTGTTCTCTACGATAGACGGATTTAAATCGGCTTTGGCCGGAGTGTACATCGGTTTATCCCAGTCCGGGCTTTATGGCCGGGAAATGACATTCGGTATGGTAGGCGTATTGGGACAGGAATGGGGAGATGGAGCTACTTTGAAGACAAATTATTCAGCTTACAATTATTTATTGAATTATAATTATGAGCAGAGTGTGTCCAAGGCGTTGATCGACGTTGTTTGGAATAAGATGTATGAAAACATAGCGAATGTGAATACCTTGATCCAATATACAGATCTGAAACGGGAAGTTTTGGGTGATTATTATGAAGTGGTGAAAGGGGAAGCTTTGGCTTTACGGGCTTATATGCATTTCGATCTTTTACGCTTGTTTGCTCCATACGATTTTACAGCGGAAGCCGAGCCGGCAATTCCATATGTACGCGAAGCTGTCCCGGCTATAGCTCCTCAGCTGACACCGGCCAAATTTGTCGAATTGGCTTTGGCAGATGTCGATGACGCCTTAGGATTACTGAAAGAGGATCCGGTTTATACCGGTGCTGATGTTGCGGGAGAGGATAACGGTTATTTGGCTAACCGGAATTTCCACCTGAATTATTATGCCGCTTTGGGACTGAAAGCCCGGATTGCTCTTTATGCCCAAAACAAGACGATGGCATACGAGGCAGCACATGAAGTCATTCTGGCACAACAGGAAAAAGGCCTTTTCCCTTGGGTAAAGCTGGAAGATATCACGACGACCGTAGTGAATCTGAGGGACAGGACATTCTCTTCCGAACATCTGTTTGCTTTTAATGCAACAAAATTGGAAGATTACATCAAAACGTATTTTCGGGAGATATCGACCCCATTGACGGAACGGTTACGGCCGGATGAACTGTATGAAGCGGACGATTACCGTGTGAATCTTTATGAGACTTACAGCGGTTTTACGGATGTGTTGACCAAATTCTGGCAAATGGATAGAGAGTACGTATCGGGTCAGGGATATGTAAGTCCGAAACGGGACCGGATGCCGGCTATCCGGATCGCAGAAATGTATTACATTGCGGCAGAAGCGTTGAAAGATACGGATATGCCGGCTGCACTCGGACTGTTGAATACACTGCGGATACACCGGGGATTAACGGAAGTAAAGAATCTGAGCAAAGAGGAATTACAACAGGAATTGGAAAGGGAATATTACCGGGAAATGATCGGTGAAGGGCAGGTGTTTTTTTATCACAAACGGATGAATACCAAAATGATTGCTACTGCCAATGCTGTCTATGTGCTTCCGATGCCGGATGATGAGATTAATTTGGGACAACGTCAATAA
- a CDS encoding SusC/RagA family TonB-linked outer membrane protein encodes MQIQANGFSQQTRLSIKMDNVSMKQLFAEIEKRTDLAFVYNTQDVDQLGTVNVNFTDEEIGNILDYCLRGKGINYSIVNNHVVIRKGEQQLPQQKARKITGKVLDKANHEPLPGATVKIKGTNIGTATDITGAFQLSVLEDNTELEVSFIGYAPQKITLGKSNEVTVYLEPQTSEMEEVVVTGMFTRKADSYTGAVTTIKKEELQRVGNQNILQSLKNIDPSFQVLENNDFGSDPNRVPEIQMRGASSFTDMKDKYQTNPNQPLFIVDGFEQTIEKVMDMDMNRVASITLLKDATAKALYGSKGANGVVVIETLAPEKGKMRVSYTGNLNLQMPDLSSYNLANAAEKLEIEKRAGVYTSTGGNPIEQQQLDEKYNSYYNEVLRGVDTYWLSKPLRVGVGHKHSLTFEGGDDAVRYGVDFQYNDVAGVMKGSNRQTISVGFNLQYRYKSLIFQEQLSATFNKAKESPYGNFSEYARLNPYWRAYNEDGSIKEIMGDYELANYQGTKPIYNPLTNASINTKNQSSYTDITNNFYVEWLAFSGMRFKGRLGIVNRKDESEVFYPRDHTMFKDIDINSEEYFERGSYSMGNGKNFEYNADLSANYSKEFGRHLVFVNAQWSFSEKKYNSVEFAARGFANDKMDYITHAKEYATGAPTGSESLARETSALISTNYSYDNRYLLDATYRANASSLFGNDKRWGHFWSAGIGWNVHKEHFLEDLEGLDQLRFRASTGYSGSQNFNSYQAMATYKYYNEVYDNIIGSYLLGLANPDLQWQKTRDNNFGVDLTLFDALDVTFDYYVKNTENLLTPVSLPPSAGFSSYTENLGETKNKGVEFKVNYRVLKNNDKAMYLSVFASGMHNKNRITKISDALSVMNNERDKEKANGGGGNPNLEENSGITKPSVRYAEGQSMDAIWAVRSLGIDPATGKEVFLDLDGKMVYGWKAENQVVVGDKQPKLSGTFGFNFEYKGFSVNTSFYYKLGGQYYNQTLVDKVENVDIQYNVDKRVLDDRWTTPGVPAKYRRFNPNDALTRPTSRFVQDVRELQMTSLNVGYDFRYCNFLKKSGIERLKLQFYMNDVFRTSTIKAERGIEYPFARSCSFSLQATF; translated from the coding sequence TTGCAGATACAGGCAAACGGATTTTCCCAGCAGACTCGTTTAAGTATAAAGATGGACAATGTCAGCATGAAGCAGCTGTTTGCGGAGATTGAGAAACGGACGGATCTGGCCTTTGTATACAATACGCAGGATGTGGATCAGTTAGGGACAGTGAATGTGAATTTTACGGATGAAGAAATCGGTAATATTTTGGACTATTGCCTGAGAGGCAAAGGTATAAATTACAGCATTGTGAACAATCATGTGGTGATTCGCAAAGGGGAACAGCAGTTGCCTCAGCAGAAAGCCCGGAAAATCACAGGTAAGGTGTTGGACAAGGCAAATCACGAGCCGCTGCCTGGTGCAACAGTGAAAATCAAAGGTACGAACATTGGTACTGCAACTGATATTACCGGGGCTTTCCAATTGTCGGTGTTGGAAGACAATACCGAATTGGAAGTATCCTTTATCGGTTATGCTCCCCAAAAGATCACACTAGGGAAAAGCAATGAGGTTACAGTTTATTTGGAACCTCAGACCTCGGAAATGGAGGAAGTGGTGGTGACCGGTATGTTTACCCGTAAAGCAGACAGCTACACCGGTGCCGTAACTACGATAAAGAAAGAAGAACTGCAGCGGGTAGGCAATCAGAATATCCTGCAATCGTTGAAAAATATCGATCCCTCTTTTCAGGTGTTGGAGAACAATGATTTCGGTTCTGACCCGAACCGGGTTCCGGAAATCCAGATGCGGGGAGCTTCCAGCTTTACGGATATGAAGGATAAATACCAGACCAATCCGAATCAGCCGTTGTTTATCGTAGACGGTTTTGAACAGACCATTGAAAAAGTGATGGATATGGATATGAACCGGGTGGCTTCCATTACCTTGTTGAAAGATGCCACGGCCAAGGCATTGTATGGTTCCAAAGGTGCGAACGGTGTGGTTGTGATTGAAACCTTGGCACCGGAAAAAGGGAAAATGAGGGTTTCTTATACCGGGAACCTGAATCTTCAGATGCCTGATCTTTCCAGTTACAATCTGGCGAATGCAGCGGAGAAATTGGAAATAGAAAAAAGGGCGGGCGTTTATACCTCTACCGGCGGTAATCCGATAGAACAACAGCAACTTGACGAAAAGTACAATTCCTATTATAATGAGGTGTTAAGAGGAGTAGATACCTATTGGTTGAGCAAACCGCTTCGGGTTGGTGTCGGGCATAAACACTCCTTGACTTTCGAGGGGGGAGACGATGCCGTACGTTATGGTGTGGATTTTCAGTACAACGATGTGGCCGGTGTTATGAAAGGTTCTAACCGGCAGACGATTTCAGTTGGCTTTAATTTGCAATATCGCTACAAATCCCTGATTTTCCAGGAACAACTGTCGGCTACCTTTAATAAGGCTAAAGAATCTCCTTATGGTAATTTTTCCGAATATGCCCGTTTGAATCCTTATTGGAGGGCTTATAACGAAGACGGTTCCATTAAAGAGATTATGGGGGATTATGAGCTTGCCAATTATCAAGGGACCAAACCGATTTATAACCCATTGACGAATGCGAGTATCAATACCAAGAACCAGAGTTCCTATACAGACATCACCAATAATTTCTATGTAGAATGGCTGGCATTCTCGGGTATGCGTTTCAAGGGCCGTTTGGGAATCGTTAACCGGAAAGATGAGTCTGAAGTTTTCTATCCGCGCGATCATACCATGTTTAAGGATATAGACATTAATTCTGAAGAATATTTTGAGCGAGGCAGCTATAGTATGGGAAACGGAAAGAACTTTGAATACAATGCGGATTTATCCGCCAACTATTCCAAAGAATTTGGCCGTCACTTAGTATTCGTCAATGCACAGTGGAGTTTCAGCGAAAAGAAATACAATTCAGTGGAATTTGCGGCCCGAGGTTTTGCCAACGATAAGATGGATTACATCACTCATGCCAAGGAATATGCTACCGGTGCACCAACCGGAAGCGAGTCTCTGGCCAGGGAAACCAGTGCGTTGATTTCGACCAACTATTCATACGATAACCGTTATCTATTGGATGCGACTTATCGGGCAAATGCTTCTTCTCTGTTCGGAAACGATAAAAGATGGGGACACTTCTGGTCGGCAGGTATCGGCTGGAACGTACACAAGGAGCATTTCTTAGAAGATTTGGAGGGATTGGATCAGTTGCGATTCCGGGCATCCACCGGATATTCCGGCTCTCAGAACTTCAATTCCTACCAGGCTATGGCTACCTATAAATATTACAATGAGGTCTATGATAATATCATCGGTTCTTATTTGCTGGGCTTGGCCAATCCGGACTTGCAGTGGCAAAAGACCCGGGACAATAATTTCGGAGTAGACCTGACCTTGTTTGATGCCTTGGATGTGACATTTGACTATTATGTGAAAAATACCGAGAACCTGCTGACTCCGGTATCTTTGCCGCCTTCTGCCGGTTTTTCTTCCTATACGGAGAACTTGGGCGAAACCAAAAACAAGGGGGTTGAATTTAAAGTAAATTACCGGGTGTTGAAAAATAACGACAAAGCCATGTATCTTTCCGTTTTTGCTTCCGGTATGCACAATAAAAACCGGATCACCAAGATTTCGGATGCATTGTCTGTAATGAACAATGAGCGTGACAAAGAGAAAGCCAACGGTGGCGGCGGAAATCCGAATTTAGAGGAAAATTCCGGCATAACCAAACCCTCTGTACGGTATGCCGAAGGCCAGTCTATGGATGCAATCTGGGCGGTACGTTCCTTGGGAATCGATCCTGCTACCGGAAAAGAAGTGTTCCTGGATTTGGACGGAAAAATGGTTTACGGATGGAAGGCTGAAAATCAGGTGGTCGTAGGCGACAAACAGCCTAAATTGAGCGGTACCTTTGGCTTTAACTTCGAGTATAAAGGTTTTAGTGTAAATACGTCTTTCTATTACAAACTGGGCGGTCAGTATTACAACCAGACCTTGGTGGATAAAGTAGAGAATGTGGATATCCAGTACAATGTGGACAAGCGGGTGCTTGACGATCGTTGGACAACTCCCGGTGTGCCTGCCAAATACCGCCGGTTCAATCCCAATGATGCTTTGACCCGTCCGACTTCCCGCTTTGTGCAGGATGTCCGGGAATTGCAGATGACCTCTCTGAATGTCGGGTACGATTTCAGGTATTGTAATTTTTTGAAGAAGAGTGGGATTGAACGCTTGAAATTGCAATTCTACATGAATGACGTATTCCGGACTTCTACCATTAAGGCTGAAAGAGGAATTGAATATCCTTTTGCGAGGTCATGTTCTTTTTCTTTGCAGGCTACTTTCTAA
- a CDS encoding FecR family protein, whose amino-acid sequence MDNFKDNETDIQHLIISSLEGTASEEELLVLQKWLEESEQHFLLFHAYRQDWIQAGCVQRYQTEEAWKKVEHRLFHRMSVKHLFLWTRIAGYAALVVLMIAVGYVFMRRDQDKDQAYVVEGNIEPGGKKAILVLGSDEKVVLGDEAEETLLAGNTTVKKEGNTLVYGEKHAKETAGEYNRLITPRGGEYAVVLADGTKVWLNAESELHYPVHFPEHEREVHLKGEAYFSVSKQAGKPFVVCVGDSRITVLGTEFNVRNYQDEVVATTLVKGAVRIHDAGRECDLTPGQQAVIEADGIRVREVDTDLYTAWKDGYFIYREKTLEDIMKELSRWYDFTYDCQSEELRQMTLTAKLRKFDRVEDIFDILKRTGRLDFATHGKNVTVLAK is encoded by the coding sequence ATGGACAATTTTAAAGATAACGAAACCGATATACAACACTTGATCATCAGTTCTCTGGAAGGTACAGCTTCTGAAGAGGAGTTGTTGGTCCTGCAAAAATGGCTGGAAGAATCAGAGCAGCATTTTCTTCTATTTCATGCATACAGACAAGATTGGATACAAGCCGGATGTGTACAGCGTTACCAGACCGAGGAGGCTTGGAAGAAAGTAGAACATCGTCTGTTTCACCGAATGTCGGTCAAACATTTGTTTTTATGGACCCGGATAGCCGGATATGCTGCTTTGGTGGTATTGATGATTGCTGTCGGTTATGTTTTTATGCGTCGTGATCAGGACAAAGATCAGGCGTATGTTGTGGAAGGAAATATCGAGCCCGGAGGGAAAAAAGCCATTCTGGTGTTGGGTTCCGATGAAAAAGTGGTGTTGGGAGATGAAGCGGAAGAGACCTTGTTGGCTGGAAATACGACAGTGAAAAAAGAAGGGAATACACTGGTATACGGAGAAAAGCATGCAAAAGAAACAGCCGGAGAATATAACCGTTTGATTACTCCACGGGGCGGAGAATATGCTGTGGTATTGGCAGACGGAACAAAAGTATGGTTGAATGCGGAGTCTGAATTGCATTATCCTGTACATTTCCCGGAACATGAGCGGGAAGTACACTTGAAAGGAGAGGCTTATTTTTCGGTATCCAAACAGGCGGGCAAGCCTTTTGTCGTTTGTGTTGGAGATTCCCGGATCACTGTATTAGGGACAGAGTTCAATGTCCGGAATTATCAGGATGAGGTCGTGGCAACTACTTTGGTGAAAGGTGCTGTCCGGATTCATGATGCAGGACGGGAATGTGATCTGACGCCGGGACAACAGGCTGTCATAGAGGCGGATGGAATTCGGGTTCGGGAGGTGGATACGGATCTTTATACTGCCTGGAAGGATGGTTATTTTATTTATCGGGAGAAAACTTTGGAGGATATAATGAAGGAATTGTCTCGTTGGTATGATTTTACCTATGATTGTCAGTCGGAGGAGTTGAGGCAGATGACCTTGACAGCGAAACTACGGAAATTCGACCGGGTGGAAGATATTTTTGATATACTGAAAAGAACGGGGCGGCTGGATTTTGCAACCCATGGAAAAAATGTGACTGTGTTGGCTAAATAA
- a CDS encoding RNA polymerase sigma-70 factor, with amino-acid sequence MEVNEHTEVLIKAIVRGDKKAFGQLFRMWYVRLCLYAEFIVRDRDMAEDLVQNLFCMLWEKREEIDIRESMKAYLYRSVYHAALNSLKHEKVKLAFWEFIQKQGSKDENNIEYFIDKENQEIVFKEINRAIDGLPFQCRQIFLLSRFSGKKSQEIAVELGISVRTVEAQLYRAMKRLREELAHLRGSAIFWLFLLRGEKV; translated from the coding sequence ATGGAGGTAAATGAACATACAGAGGTTTTGATAAAGGCAATTGTCAGGGGAGATAAGAAAGCGTTTGGACAATTGTTCCGGATGTGGTATGTGCGTTTGTGTCTTTATGCCGAATTTATTGTCAGGGATCGGGATATGGCGGAGGACCTTGTACAGAATTTATTTTGTATGCTGTGGGAAAAAAGGGAAGAGATCGATATCCGGGAATCGATGAAGGCTTATTTGTATCGCTCTGTCTATCACGCTGCTCTCAATTCGTTAAAACATGAAAAAGTAAAATTGGCTTTCTGGGAATTTATTCAAAAACAGGGTTCTAAAGATGAAAACAACATAGAGTATTTTATAGATAAAGAAAATCAGGAAATCGTGTTTAAAGAAATAAATCGGGCAATCGATGGTTTGCCTTTCCAATGTCGTCAAATATTTCTTCTCAGCCGGTTTTCCGGTAAAAAAAGCCAGGAAATCGCGGTTGAATTAGGAATCTCTGTACGTACGGTGGAAGCTCAGCTTTACCGGGCTATGAAACGTCTGCGGGAAGAATTAGCCCATTTGAGAGGTAGCGCAATATTTTGGTTGTTCCTTCTTAGAGGAGAAAAGGTTTAG
- a CDS encoding alanine/glycine:cation symporter family protein, giving the protein MLETLNNWIISANDWIWTYLLIILLILIGLYFTFKSRFVQFRYFGEMFRLLGQGVSNGKGKNSVSSFQAFCIATASRVGTGNLAGVATAVALGGSGAVFWMWVLALIGSASAFVESTLAQIYKEKGERSFIGGPAFYIGKGLKKKGLALLFAFIIIITFGLVFNSVQANTIAIAFHEIYGTGQLGPAIILTFFTLITIFGGIHRIARVAGIIVPFMAIAYILVALFILFNHMTAIPALIGHIFSNAFGIEQVVGGGLGATIMQGVRRGLFSNEAGMGSAPNAAATATVSHPVKQGLIQALSVFTDTIVICSCTAFIILLSDLPLDGTLKGIQLTQAAVGHEIGPFGAQFIAFCILLFAFSSIIGNYSYCETNLFFISRHPAGLQIYRIAVGGMVFFGSVAGLDIVWNLADLFMALMTLINLIALIFLGHLALKALKNYNDQKRRGIKSPVFKASDIPEIEDQLSEWK; this is encoded by the coding sequence ATGTTAGAAACATTGAATAACTGGATTATTTCTGCGAACGATTGGATTTGGACATACCTATTAATTATCCTTCTGATTCTGATCGGTTTATATTTTACGTTTAAAAGCCGTTTTGTACAATTCCGCTATTTCGGAGAAATGTTCAGGTTATTAGGCCAGGGAGTCAGTAACGGCAAAGGTAAAAATTCCGTTTCTTCGTTCCAGGCTTTCTGTATAGCGACCGCCTCCCGGGTAGGAACGGGTAATTTAGCCGGAGTAGCGACTGCCGTTGCTTTAGGAGGGTCCGGGGCTGTTTTCTGGATGTGGGTACTGGCCCTGATCGGTTCTGCCTCGGCTTTCGTCGAGTCGACTTTAGCTCAAATTTATAAAGAAAAAGGTGAACGCTCATTCATCGGAGGCCCCGCCTTCTATATCGGAAAAGGACTAAAAAAGAAAGGCCTGGCCCTGCTTTTCGCCTTCATTATTATCATCACTTTCGGCTTGGTCTTCAATTCCGTCCAAGCCAATACAATCGCAATCGCTTTTCACGAGATATACGGAACCGGCCAATTAGGTCCGGCCATCATCCTGACCTTTTTCACGCTAATCACTATTTTCGGAGGGATACACCGGATAGCACGGGTAGCGGGTATCATCGTTCCGTTTATGGCGATTGCCTATATTTTAGTGGCCTTATTCATTTTATTCAATCATATGACCGCTATCCCGGCCCTGATCGGCCATATTTTCTCCAATGCTTTCGGAATAGAGCAAGTTGTCGGTGGAGGACTCGGGGCAACGATCATGCAAGGAGTAAGGCGAGGCTTATTTTCCAACGAAGCGGGGATGGGTTCCGCTCCCAATGCTGCAGCCACAGCAACCGTTTCCCATCCGGTAAAACAGGGGCTGATACAAGCCCTGAGTGTATTCACCGACACCATTGTCATTTGTAGTTGCACCGCTTTTATCATCTTACTTTCGGACCTTCCTCTCGATGGAACCTTGAAAGGCATTCAACTGACCCAGGCCGCCGTCGGCCATGAAATCGGTCCCTTCGGAGCTCAGTTTATCGCTTTCTGTATTCTTTTGTTCGCCTTCAGTTCGATTATCGGTAATTATTCTTACTGTGAAACCAATTTGTTCTTTATATCACGGCATCCGGCCGGTCTGCAAATCTACCGGATAGCCGTCGGAGGAATGGTGTTTTTCGGTTCGGTAGCCGGTTTGGACATCGTCTGGAATCTGGCAGACCTATTTATGGCCCTCATGACCCTGATCAACCTGATCGCCCTCATCTTTCTTGGTCATTTAGCTTTAAAAGCCCTAAAAAACTACAACGATCAAAAACGCCGGGGTATCAAAAGCCCGGTATTCAAAGCCAGCGATATCCCGGAAATAGAAGACCAACTTTCCGAATGGAAGTAG
- a CDS encoding RidA family protein — translation MKKVINSPKAPKAIGPYSQAIEVNGMIYISGQLPVDVNTGKFAEGGIQEQTEQSLKNIGYILEAAGCTYDNVVKTTCLLSDIANFKAMNEVYAKYFTQDCPARAAFAVKDLPMGALVEIEVVAAK, via the coding sequence ATGAAAAAAGTTATCAATTCACCGAAAGCACCGAAAGCGATCGGTCCTTACAGCCAAGCTATTGAAGTAAACGGAATGATCTATATCAGCGGTCAGCTGCCCGTAGACGTAAATACCGGTAAATTCGCCGAAGGCGGTATCCAGGAACAAACCGAACAATCTTTAAAAAACATCGGTTATATTCTCGAAGCTGCCGGTTGTACTTATGATAATGTAGTAAAAACTACCTGTTTGCTAAGCGACATCGCTAATTTCAAAGCCATGAACGAAGTCTACGCAAAATATTTCACCCAGGATTGCCCGGCTCGTGCTGCTTTTGCCGTAAAAGATCTGCCTATGGGAGCTTTGGTTGAAATCGAAGTCGTAGCTGCCAAATAA
- a CDS encoding HsmA family protein: MGLTTYDDEFLLAAIVIISMALIFYSVGVWSERIQGRLKGWHVTAFGLGLVCDFVGTAFMAELVRLTGQDNRLHAVLGSIAVFLMAIHALWAFWTFRKGSARAKRNFSRFSVIVWWVWLIPYFIGVYLGMTAKI; the protein is encoded by the coding sequence ATGGGATTGACAACGTATGATGATGAGTTTTTGTTGGCTGCGATCGTTATTATTTCAATGGCTTTGATCTTTTATTCCGTAGGGGTATGGAGTGAACGTATACAGGGGCGTTTGAAAGGGTGGCACGTGACTGCTTTTGGATTAGGTTTGGTGTGTGATTTTGTCGGTACTGCTTTTATGGCAGAGCTGGTACGGCTTACCGGTCAGGACAACCGTTTACATGCTGTTTTAGGTAGTATTGCCGTGTTTCTAATGGCGATTCATGCGTTGTGGGCTTTCTGGACATTTCGGAAAGGTTCCGCCCGGGCGAAACGCAATTTCAGCCGTTTCAGTGTCATTGTTTGGTGGGTATGGCTGATTCCTTATTTTATCGGGGTTTATCTGGGAATGACGGCGAAGATATAA
- the rbr gene encoding rubrerythrin — protein sequence MSIKGTKTEQNLLKSFAGESQARSRYTFFASVAKKEGYEQIAGVFMETAEQEKEHAKKFFKYLEGGMVEITASYPAGIISTTAENLKAAADGENEEWADLYPEFAQIAQEEGFPQIANTFRQIAKVEAEHEARYRKLLERVETGKVFERDEEIEWQCRNCGYVLKGKKAPMKCPACEHPQAYFEPKKNNY from the coding sequence ATGAGTATTAAAGGAACGAAAACCGAACAAAATCTGTTAAAATCATTTGCCGGAGAGTCACAGGCCCGGAGCCGTTATACTTTTTTTGCCAGTGTAGCTAAAAAAGAAGGTTATGAACAAATCGCCGGTGTTTTCATGGAAACTGCCGAGCAGGAAAAAGAGCACGCGAAGAAATTCTTCAAATACCTCGAGGGAGGAATGGTAGAAATTACCGCCAGTTATCCGGCCGGTATAATCAGTACGACAGCTGAAAATCTGAAAGCAGCCGCCGATGGAGAGAATGAAGAATGGGCAGATCTGTACCCGGAATTTGCTCAAATAGCACAGGAAGAAGGTTTCCCGCAAATCGCCAATACTTTCCGTCAGATTGCAAAGGTCGAAGCCGAACACGAAGCTCGCTACCGCAAACTACTGGAACGGGTAGAAACCGGTAAAGTTTTCGAACGGGATGAAGAGATCGAATGGCAATGCCGTAATTGCGGATACGTATTGAAAGGCAAGAAAGCTCCGATGAAATGCCCGGCATGCGAACATCCTCAGGCTTATTTCGAACCGAAAAAAAATAATTATTAA
- a CDS encoding MFS transporter, which translates to MTEKIYKLLKDSPAMRWTALVLLASAMFFAYMFVDILSPLQAMLQETKGWDPAAYGTYQGSETFLNVFVFFLIFAGIILDKIGVRNTALLSGALMVIGAYLKYWAVSDGFTGGATDEYLKNFWNFFPFYEGMPSSAKMAALGFMIFGCGVEMAGITVSKGIVKWFKGKEMALAMGLEMAIARIGVAAAVLISPAIANMGGVKDVSRSVLFCVILLLIGFIAFCVYFVMDKKLEKQMGESGEEPEEPFQIKDLGLIFSSKVFWIVALLCVLYYSAIFPFQKYAINMLQCNLDFTAEKAGMIFSVFPLGAAAITPLLGNFLDRKGKGASMLIYGAFLMIICHLAFALALPALKGSIAGPIVAFTSIVLLGISFSLVPAALWPSVPKLVDNRLLGSAYAVIFWIQNIGLFAFPMIIGKVLAAVNPGIEDPLQYNYTVPMLIFASLGVFALFLGLWLKAEDKKKGYGLELPNIKKD; encoded by the coding sequence ATGACTGAAAAAATTTACAAACTTTTGAAAGACTCTCCTGCTATGCGCTGGACAGCCTTGGTATTATTAGCCTCGGCGATGTTCTTTGCCTACATGTTCGTAGACATCTTATCACCTCTACAGGCCATGCTGCAAGAAACAAAAGGCTGGGACCCGGCAGCCTACGGGACCTATCAGGGAAGTGAAACCTTTTTGAATGTATTTGTTTTCTTCCTGATCTTTGCCGGTATTATCCTGGATAAAATCGGAGTACGTAACACCGCCTTACTATCCGGCGCCTTGATGGTAATCGGTGCTTACCTCAAATACTGGGCCGTATCCGACGGTTTCACCGGAGGGGCTACCGATGAATATCTCAAAAATTTCTGGAATTTCTTCCCTTTCTATGAAGGCATGCCTTCTTCGGCTAAAATGGCTGCTTTAGGCTTTATGATCTTCGGTTGTGGGGTAGAAATGGCAGGTATAACCGTATCGAAAGGTATCGTCAAATGGTTTAAAGGTAAAGAAATGGCTTTGGCGATGGGACTGGAAATGGCTATCGCCCGTATCGGTGTTGCAGCAGCCGTACTGATCTCTCCGGCAATCGCCAATATGGGAGGTGTAAAAGATGTGTCCCGCTCTGTTTTATTCTGTGTCATCCTATTGCTCATCGGTTTTATTGCTTTCTGTGTCTATTTTGTCATGGACAAAAAACTGGAAAAACAAATGGGAGAAAGTGGAGAAGAACCGGAAGAACCCTTCCAAATCAAGGACCTGGGATTGATTTTTTCCAGTAAAGTATTCTGGATCGTCGCCTTACTGTGCGTGTTATATTATTCCGCGATTTTCCCATTCCAGAAATATGCCATCAATATGTTGCAATGTAATCTGGATTTTACAGCCGAAAAAGCAGGTATGATCTTTTCTGTATTTCCCTTAGGAGCGGCAGCCATTACACCGCTATTAGGTAACTTCCTGGATCGTAAAGGGAAAGGTGCTTCGATGTTAATCTACGGAGCTTTTCTGATGATTATCTGTCATCTGGCTTTTGCCCTGGCCTTACCGGCTTTAAAAGGCAGTATTGCCGGGCCGATCGTCGCTTTCACCTCTATCGTGCTGTTAGGAATTTCTTTCTCTCTGGTACCGGCTGCGTTATGGCCCAGTGTTCCCAAATTGGTAGACAACCGTCTATTGGGTTCTGCTTATGCCGTGATATTCTGGATTCAGAATATCGGTTTATTCGCTTTCCCGATGATCATCGGGAAAGTATTGGCAGCAGTAAACCCCGGTATCGAAGATCCGTTGCAATATAACTACACCGTTCCGATGCTGATTTTCGCCAGCCTCGGCGTATTCGCACTGTTCCTGGGTCTGTGGTTAAAAGCAGAGGACAAGAAAAAAGGATATGGTTTGGAATTACCCAATATCAAGAAAGATTAG